A section of the Ignavibacteriales bacterium genome encodes:
- the asnS gene encoding asparagine--tRNA ligase: MQKIRIKDIKNYVDQEVTLKGWLYNMRSSGKLMFPQIRDGSGIIQGVVVKSEVPEEVWEKFGTLTQESSIIVKGKVVVHHKKEDTYEIQVSDVEIIQIAEPYPISHKEHGIEFLMDERHLWLRSRRQVAILRVRNEIIHAIREYMYDNGFVLFDTPIFTPNACEGTSTLFSTKYFDMGDAYLAQSGQLYAEAGAMALGKVYTLGPTFRAENSMTRRHITEFWMMEPEMAYYDLEDDMDLIEDFLEYVVQRVIKNCAKELEELGRDVSKLEKVKKPFPRITYDEAIEILRKRDIPLIRKTDKGEEEIRPFPWGEDFGAPHEEAIVEEYDKPVMVHRWPAEAKAFYMKRDPENPKLVLGVDVLAPEGFGEIIGGSQREEDINVLQERIKEHELPMEAFEWYLDLRRFGSVPHSGFGLGIERMVSWICNLEHIREAIPFARRPNRITP; this comes from the coding sequence GGTATTATACAGGGTGTTGTGGTTAAGAGTGAAGTACCGGAGGAAGTATGGGAAAAGTTCGGCACGCTGACACAGGAGTCCTCCATCATCGTTAAAGGAAAAGTTGTCGTCCACCATAAGAAAGAAGACACATACGAGATACAGGTATCCGACGTCGAGATTATTCAAATAGCAGAACCCTATCCTATTTCTCACAAAGAGCACGGTATAGAATTTCTCATGGACGAAAGGCACCTATGGCTCAGATCGAGAAGGCAGGTTGCCATACTGCGAGTAAGGAATGAGATTATTCACGCCATTAGGGAATACATGTATGATAACGGCTTCGTGCTTTTCGATACACCGATATTCACTCCTAATGCATGCGAAGGGACGTCCACGCTCTTCTCGACCAAATATTTCGATATGGGCGATGCATATCTTGCGCAGTCCGGACAGCTTTATGCTGAAGCCGGAGCGATGGCGCTCGGTAAGGTTTACACACTCGGACCTACATTCCGCGCGGAAAACTCTATGACGAGAAGGCACATAACGGAATTCTGGATGATGGAGCCGGAGATGGCTTATTATGACTTAGAAGATGACATGGATCTGATTGAAGACTTCCTGGAATATGTGGTACAAAGAGTAATAAAGAACTGCGCGAAGGAACTAGAGGAGCTGGGCAGGGACGTTTCTAAATTAGAGAAAGTGAAGAAACCTTTCCCGAGAATTACATATGACGAAGCGATAGAGATATTAAGAAAGAGGGACATACCTCTTATAAGAAAGACAGATAAAGGCGAAGAAGAGATAAGACCATTCCCTTGGGGTGAAGATTTTGGCGCACCTCATGAGGAAGCGATCGTTGAAGAGTATGACAAGCCTGTTATGGTTCATCGCTGGCCCGCGGAAGCAAAGGCATTTTATATGAAGCGTGATCCGGAAAATCCAAAGCTTGTACTCGGTGTGGACGTGTTAGCGCCGGAAGGTTTCGGTGAGATCATCGGAGGCTCACAGCGTGAAGAAGATATTAATGTTTTACAGGAGAGAATAAAAGAGCACGAGCTTCCAATGGAAGCGTTTGAGTGGTATCTGGACCTCAGGAGGTTCGGAAGCGTGCCTCACTCCGGTTTCGGGCTCGGTATCGAGAGAATGGTCTCATGGATCTGCAACCTGGAACACATACGGGAAGCGATACCTTTCGCGAGAAGACCGAACAGGATAACACCGTAA
- a CDS encoding NYN domain-containing protein — protein sequence MEKIIIDGNNLMHKIPHIKDSREAVVEAVRSRVNKNVIFVFDGHGEDTINVRYSGNKSADDIIRQYIELNEGNTDLTIVSSDNAIAGLGKACACNVIKSEDFWNSISANDGVTRDKNVNQLYHYDDEKPGGMSRKDMKEFKKYFT from the coding sequence ATGGAAAAGATAATAATAGACGGAAATAATCTAATGCACAAGATTCCTCACATCAAGGATTCGAGGGAGGCTGTGGTCGAAGCGGTGAGATCCCGTGTAAATAAAAATGTGATATTCGTCTTCGACGGGCATGGCGAGGATACTATCAACGTAAGATATTCGGGAAACAAGAGTGCCGATGACATAATAAGACAATACATTGAACTGAACGAAGGCAATACCGATCTGACCATTGTGAGCTCGGACAATGCGATCGCCGGGCTGGGAAAAGCCTGCGCTTGTAACGTGATTAAGTCCGAAGATTTCTGGAATTCCATCAGCGCAAATGACGGTGTAACTCGTGATAAGAACGTCAATCAATTGTACCATTACGATGATGAAAAGCCGGGCGGTATGAGCAGGAAAGACATGAAAGAGTTCAAAAAATACTTCACATAA
- a CDS encoding sulfite exporter TauE/SafE family protein, translated as MLEVVGYICAIAVGLILGLLGAGGAILTVPILVYIFGVNPVTATGYSLFIVGSTTFIGSLSYFKKGLVNLKTSIVFAVPSLISMFITRKFIIPSVPDTLLSINGFDLTKDLAVMIIFAVFMLGSSYSMIRGGVKEEHTREVVHKKDLILIAFYGFGIGFVTGIVGAGGGFLIVPALVLLAKIPVKSAIGTSLLIITINSLSGFAGDLLGHYDVEWGFLLTFLAFAIGGILIGSYLSHKISAARLKTSFGWFVLAMGSYILIREIIATLN; from the coding sequence TTGCTCGAAGTTGTTGGATATATCTGCGCGATTGCAGTAGGATTAATACTGGGTTTGCTCGGCGCGGGAGGCGCGATACTCACTGTCCCGATACTCGTTTACATATTTGGGGTTAATCCCGTTACCGCAACTGGCTATTCGCTTTTTATTGTCGGCTCGACGACTTTCATAGGTTCTTTATCATATTTTAAAAAGGGGCTCGTAAATTTAAAGACCTCGATCGTTTTCGCAGTTCCTTCGCTTATCTCGATGTTCATCACACGCAAATTTATTATTCCTTCAGTACCTGATACATTACTAAGTATTAACGGCTTCGACCTCACAAAAGACCTGGCTGTGATGATAATTTTTGCGGTGTTTATGCTGGGGTCATCATATTCTATGATACGCGGAGGTGTTAAAGAAGAACATACACGCGAGGTGGTTCACAAAAAAGATCTTATTCTAATAGCCTTCTATGGATTTGGGATAGGATTTGTGACCGGGATTGTCGGAGCGGGTGGAGGATTTCTTATCGTACCGGCTCTGGTGCTTCTTGCGAAGATCCCCGTAAAATCAGCCATCGGCACGTCGCTTCTGATAATTACTATTAATTCTCTTTCCGGTTTTGCCGGCGACCTGCTGGGGCATTATGACGTGGAGTGGGGTTTCCTGCTGACTTTCCTTGCTTTTGCCATAGGAGGAATATTGATAGGAAGTTACCTGTCTCACAAAATATCGGCGGCAAGGTTAAAGACCTCGTTCGGCTGGTTCGTTCTGGCAATGGGGTCATATATATTAATTAGAGAAATTATAGCAACATTAAATTAA
- a CDS encoding rhodanese-like domain-containing protein, giving the protein MKHEHIKIDEFKTKMDEGGYQVLDLRTPAEFEAGHIEGSYNLDFTHPGFHALIEALDKDKKYLLYCRTGNKSGQTMDIMKEKGFAESYNMLGGIVEWNDEGYDVVK; this is encoded by the coding sequence ATGAAACACGAACACATTAAAATCGATGAATTCAAAACGAAAATGGATGAGGGCGGATACCAGGTACTGGACCTAAGAACTCCGGCGGAATTCGAAGCCGGTCATATAGAAGGTTCTTATAACCTCGATTTCACGCATCCGGGTTTTCATGCACTGATAGAAGCTCTCGATAAAGATAAAAAGTACCTGCTTTATTGCCGTACGGGGAATAAGAGCGGGCAGACAATGGACATTATGAAGGAGAAGGGATTTGCCGAGTCATATAATATGCTCGGAGGAATAGTGGAATGGAATGACGAAGGTTACGACGTGGTAAAGTAA
- a CDS encoding MBL fold metallo-hydrolase, whose amino-acid sequence MEIKQFYDECLAHASYAILSEGEVALVDPARDPKPYYDFAKDNNAKITAVIETHPHADFVSSHLEISRHTGAKVYTSDLYGPKYDYTAFDDGDELKLGNITLQSINTPGHSPDSISILIKDEDGKDYALATGDTLFVGDVGRPDLRESAGAISKKREELARMMYNTIHEKLLNISDDVLVYPAHGAGSLCGKALSSDRYSTMGREKKTNYALQPMGEDEFIDVLLEGQPFIPKYFGYDVETNRQGAPDFEESVVNVPRIKTKDIKPGILIIDARMADEYRNGHLEGAINIAPGRAFETWLGSIVAPDEKYYLVALDDESVEKMIRRTAKIGYESKIEGALVNTGTVSSNADTIDYGDLKQNPQNYTIIDVRNPGELADFTIFDSAVNIPLAELRDRVSEIDTGKPVVVHCAGGSRGSTGASIISEKTGKQAFDLGNKIRLFI is encoded by the coding sequence ATGGAAATAAAACAATTTTATGACGAATGCCTGGCGCACGCATCCTATGCAATTCTAAGTGAAGGAGAGGTAGCGCTGGTTGATCCTGCAAGGGATCCAAAACCATATTATGATTTTGCGAAGGATAATAATGCTAAGATAACAGCCGTAATTGAGACTCACCCGCACGCCGATTTTGTAAGTTCGCATCTGGAAATATCCAGGCATACGGGAGCGAAAGTATATACAAGTGATCTCTATGGACCAAAATATGATTATACGGCGTTCGATGACGGTGATGAGTTAAAGCTGGGTAACATCACTCTTCAATCCATTAATACTCCGGGGCATTCGCCTGATAGCATCAGTATCTTGATAAAAGATGAAGACGGAAAAGACTATGCTCTTGCAACGGGAGATACCTTGTTTGTTGGTGATGTAGGCAGACCTGATCTGCGTGAGTCAGCCGGGGCGATCAGCAAGAAGAGAGAAGAGCTTGCTCGAATGATGTACAATACCATACATGAGAAACTTCTCAATATATCAGACGATGTGCTGGTTTATCCGGCGCACGGTGCCGGGTCACTTTGCGGTAAAGCGCTCAGCAGTGACAGGTACAGCACTATGGGTAGAGAAAAGAAAACTAATTACGCTCTTCAGCCGATGGGTGAAGATGAATTCATTGATGTACTGCTTGAGGGACAGCCTTTCATTCCGAAATATTTCGGTTATGATGTGGAGACTAACAGGCAGGGCGCTCCTGATTTCGAAGAGAGCGTTGTAAATGTTCCGCGTATCAAAACAAAGGATATAAAGCCCGGTATCTTAATTATAGACGCTAGGATGGCTGATGAATACAGGAACGGACATTTAGAGGGAGCCATCAATATTGCTCCGGGCAGGGCATTCGAGACGTGGCTGGGTTCGATAGTAGCACCTGATGAAAAATATTATCTTGTGGCTTTGGATGATGAATCTGTCGAAAAGATGATCAGACGTACGGCAAAAATAGGTTACGAGTCAAAGATAGAGGGCGCGCTGGTAAATACGGGCACGGTTTCCTCTAACGCCGATACTATCGATTACGGTGATTTGAAACAAAATCCGCAAAACTACACTATCATTGATGTAAGGAATCCGGGCGAATTAGCCGACTTTACAATATTCGATAGCGCGGTAAATATTCCTCTGGCTGAATTGAGGGATAGAGTGAGCGAGATCGATACCGGTAAACCGGTTGTTGTTCATTGCGCCGGTGGGTCGAGAGGTTCGACGGGTGCAAGCATTATAAGTGAGAAAACTGGCAAGCAGGCGTTTGATCTGGGCAATAAGATAAGGCTTTTTATATAG